Genomic segment of Variovorax sp. OAS795:
CCGGCGCCGCCACCATGCCTGCCCGGAACATGCCGGCCAGGAACATCGAAGTGCAGATCCGCAAGCCCGGCAGCGGGCACGCGGGGCACTGAATGCATTGAGAAAAGCATGCGCCGCAACTCGCCGAGCAAACGCTACAACTTTCAGCAAACACACACGATGACCCAACGTTCGCATTTCATTCATGGCGGCCGTGGCCGCATTGGCCTTTGCGGGCGCAGCCACTTCGCAGACGTCCGCGTCCGACGCCCCTCCCACGCCTCAGGCCGCAGCCTCCGATCTCGCTGACGGCGAGATCCGCAAAGTGGACAAGGACAACAAGAAACTCACCATCAAGCACGGCCCGTTGAAGAGCCTCGACATGCCTGGCATGACCATGGTCTTCGGGGTCAGCGACGAGGGCATGCTCGACAGGTTCCAGGCCGGGGACAAGGTGCGTTTCGATGCAGGGAAGATGGACGGCAAGATGGTCGTCGTGCGCATCGAAGCTGCGCGGTAGTGTCGATGCTCGCCTGGCACCAGGCCGCTAGTTGGGATGGATCGTGAAGAATTGCGTTTCCTACTTCCTCCGGCGAGTCGAAGGCCTGTCCCCAACGCGCAGCAAGGGAGTAGGCTAGCCCCGCACATCAAGGTCCAGCAAAAAGACGCTGACTCTGTACCCGCATCTGAATCTTCCAGGAGCGCAAGGCGACCGGAGCATGCCGACGTGTACCAGGGCCGCCAAATGAATCAGGAAACAGTATGAAGAAGAGCAATGTCCGCCTTGCGGCCACCGTACTTGCCACAAGCGCATGCTTCAGTCCGGTCGTTTACGCCGCGACTTCGACCGAGCCAGGGACGGAGGCCTCATGGGAGTTGGTAGTGGCTCCCTTCACGCACCACTGGCGCAAGGATTCAGAACACCGTCATGTTGTTCTGCTCGGGCTGGAGCGCATCGAATCCAATGGCTCCACCATGGGCGGTGCACTCTTCAGAAATTCATTTGGCCAACTCTCGGCCTATGCGTACTACGGCCATGAATGGGATGCCCTGATGGGCGC
This window contains:
- a CDS encoding ABC transporter ATP-binding protein → MKKSNVRLAATVLATSACFSPVVYAATSTEPGTEASWELVVAPFTHHWRKDSEHRHVVLLGLERIESNGSTMGGALFRNSFGQLSAYAYYGHEWDALMGAESLYFKLSGGIIYGYRGRYKDKVPLNVGGFSPAIIPAIGWRFTPKDAIQAAVLGKAGVTFSYDRRF
- a CDS encoding copper-binding protein translates to MAAVAALAFAGAATSQTSASDAPPTPQAAASDLADGEIRKVDKDNKKLTIKHGPLKSLDMPGMTMVFGVSDEGMLDRFQAGDKVRFDAGKMDGKMVVVRIEAAR